ATCCTCACCTACTGGGCCACCGAGGTGGCCCAGCAGCTCAAGGGTCAGTAGGACAGGGCCTGCTCCATGTCCCGCAGCCAGTACGTGACGGTCAGCGAGCTGTCGTAGTACACGCCCTCGGCGGGCAGCTGCGGGAGTGCCGAGGGGCCGCCGCCGCTGTGCGGCGTGCGGCCCTGGAAGCCGATCGTGAGCTTGCGGCCGGTGGCGCCGCCGGCGCCGCTTCCGTCGGCCGCCGACAGCACTACGCTCGCGTAGCCGGACTCTCCGGGTGCCAGGGTCGTCACGGCCTGCGGCTTGGATTCCGCGATCGGCTGCGGGGCCCACTGCATCTCGTCGAAGCGCAGCACCGGGTAGTAGGTGAGGTCGCACGTCTTCGAGCCGGTGTTCTTCACCGTGATCAGCATGTGGTTGAGGGGGCGGGGGACCCGCTTGGCCGTGACGGTGGTGTTGGCACCGTTGCAGGAGACACGGGCGGCGGGGGCGGCGGCCGTCCCGGGCTTCTTGCCCTTCGCGTTCGTGTCCTTGGCGTTCGTGTCCTTGGCATTTGTGCCCTTCGTCTGCGTGGCCTTGGTCTGCGTGGCCTTCGCGTTCGTGGCCGTGTCGGCAGCCGTGTCGCTCGCCGTGTCGGCGGCCGCGGTGGTGGGCGCGGTGCTCGTCGTCGCCGTCAGCTGCGGCTTGGCTGCACCCTCGTCCTGAGTGCCCGTGCCGTCCTGGCACGCCGTCAGGGCGAGGGCGGCCAGGAGGGCGACGGGGAGAGCGTGGTACTTGCGCATGGGTGGTTCCCTTTCGGACAAACGTTGTCGGCACGAAGGCCTGAGCGAGCCGCTCTACCGGTCGGCCGGGAGCGGCGTGCTTGGATGACCAGAGCTTGTGCGGTGATCCGTCCCAGCCGCCACAGCCGGCGGACGATCAGGGACGCTGGAACGCCCGCACAGGCGTTGACCAGGGGAAACGACCCTCCCTTGGAACGGGGAACGGGACATGGGGGATGGAGGAACGGTGTCGGAAGACACGGCCGCGGCAGACTTCGCCGCGTTGCTGGGGGAGTTGAAGGAGCGGTCCGGGCTGAGCTACGGGGTGCTCGCCAAGCGGCTCCACATGAGTACGTCGACGCTGCACCGGTACTGCAACGGGGATGCCGTACCCACCGACTACGCGCCTGTGGAGAGGCTCGCCCGGCTGTGCAAGGCGTCGTCCGAGGAGCTTGTCGAGCTGCATCGGCGGTGGGTGCTGGCGGATGCGGGCCGTGGGCGTAAGGTGACCGCCGCCGCTCCGGCCGCCGGGGCTGTGACCGCGGAGACGGTGACCGCCGAGGCGGTGTCCGAGGAGGCGGTGTCCGAGGTGGAGGCTCCCTCGGAAGCAGGCCTTCCGGAGGAGGCGGGCGAGGTTGTTTCCGGGGGGCCGGTGGGCCGCCGCCCGCGCCGGCCCCGCCCCGCCCTGCTCGCTGTCGGCGCCGTAGCCGTGGTCCTGGGTGTGGTCGGGATCGCCGTGGCCGTTCCCTCCGGCGGGGCGGACGAGGACGGGCGTCGTGGTTCGGCGGCGGTCTCCGACGGCAACCGGCAGCAGCCTGATGGCGGAACGGCGGCATCAGCGTCGCCCTCGGGCAGTTCCTCCCCCGGCAGCGGCAAGAAGAAGGGCGGTGGGAAGGACGCCGCCTCCGCGACGCCCAGCTCGTCCGCCTCTGCCACCGGCACCGGAACCGGCACCGGCACCGGCGCCGACCGCCCCGGACGGGACCCCGCCGCCTCCTCGCGCCCAGCCCCCCTCACCGTGAACACCGAGCCGCACGCCTGGGAGAGCCCCTGTTCCCAGCGCTACCTGGTGAACCGGCCGCCTGGGCGGGTGGGACCGCCGCCGCTGGAGCAGGACGCGCCCGCCTGGGTGGGGGCGATGGGTGCCGTGCCGTCGGGGCAGCAGTATCTGAAGCTGACCGTGCAGGGCACCGGCAAGGAGACGGTGGTCGTCGACGGGCTGACGGTCCGTATGGCAGGCAAGCGTGCGCCGCTCGCCTGGAACGACTACGCCATGGGCTATCCGGGCGTCGGCTGCGGCGGCAACGTCCCGACCCGCTCCTTCACGGTCGCCCTAGACGCCGCGCGTCCCGCCGTTGTCCCGGAGGCGGGGCACGACGACTTCCCGTTCTCGGTGAGCGAGTCCGACCCGGAGGTCTACTACATCCGGGCCGACGCCTCCGCGTACGACGTCAGCTGGTACCTGGAGCTGAGCTGGTCCAGCGGCGACCGGAGCGGCACGCTGACGGTGGACGACCGGGGCCGGCCCTTCCGGACGAGCGGGAACAACGGGCGTCCGGCGTACGAGTTCCCGCTGGGCGGCGACAAGTGGGTCGAGGCCGGGAGCACCGACTGACTCAGTGGAACTCGTGAAGTCGGTTGCTCCGGAAGCCGGGGCGGCCAGGCCCGCCAGTCGAGCTCCCGTACCAGGTCCAGCTCCTTGGGACCGGTGGGGCGCCACAGGGTCGTCGTAGGCGGCTGGTCGGGCTGCATGGGCACCATCAAATCACCTGAACCGTTAGGTTGTTGACCGCCGAAGTGGTTGCTGATTGAACCACCTACTCTTCAGGGAGACGTCCATGACCGGTGACGCCCTCAGCCAGGATCCCGCCGAGCTGCAGAGGAGGATCGACAGCAGCAAGGCGCACCCGGCCCGGGTCTACGACGTCTTCCTCGGCGGCAAGGACCACTACCCGGCCGACCGGGACGCGGCCGCCGCCGCGCTCGCCGCCAACCCGCGCGGGTACCTCGACGTACGGCACAACCGCGACTTCCTGCGCCGCGCGGTGACCACACTGGTCGAGCAGGACGGCATCCGGCAGTTCCTCGACATCGGCACGGGACTGCCGACCGCCGAGAACGTGCACCAGATCGCGCAGCGCATCACGCCCGACTCGCGGGTCGTGTACGTCGACAACGACCCGGTCGTGCTCGCGCACGCGCGGGCCCTGCTGACGAGCGGGCCCGAGGGGCGTACGGACTACATCGACGCCGACCTGCGGGATCCGGCCCGCATCCTCGACTAGGCCGCCAAGACCCTGGACTTCGACCAGCCGGTCGCCCTCTGCCTGGTCGCCATCCTGCACTTCGTCGCGGACGAGGAGGCGTATCCGCTGGTGGGCGAGCTGCTCGACGCGCTGCCCGTCGGCAGCCGGCTGGTGCTCAGTCACCTCACCGAGGACCTCAACCCCGAGAACATCCGGGCGGTCCAGCGGACGTACACCGAGCGGGGGTTCACCTTCGTGCTGCGGTCCCGGGCGGAGGTGGAGCGGTTCTTCACGGAGAACGCCCTGGAGATCGCCGACCCGGGGGTCGTGCCCGCGCACCGCTGGCGGCCCGACAACGCGGCTCCCGTCCCCGAGCAGCCGGAGGAGTCGTACCTCGCCGGTCTCGACGACATCGAGAAGGTCCGCTACCGCGACATCAACGACGTCACGGACGCGGACATCAACGTGTATGCGGGGTTGGCCGCCAAGGGCTGAGCCGTGCCGTGTCCGGATCGCGGAAATGTGTTTGTAGGCGGCAAGTACTTCTCTAGGCTGCGGCGCACCAGCCGTCACCGCAGTCGAAGGAGCCGTGTCATGACCGTCACCGAACCCGAGCCCGAGACCGAGACCGCGCCTGCCCACTCTCCCGTGCCGCCGCTCGCCGCGCGGGCGCGATCGGTCGGCGGTTCTCCCGTGCGGGACATCCTCGCCGTCACCGCCCGCCCCGAGGTGATCAACTTCGCGGGCGGGCTGCCGGCGCCGGAGCTGTTCGACGCGGAGGGCATCGCGGCCACGTACCGGGCCGTCCTCGCCGAGGAACCCGCGCGGGCGCTGCAGTACTCCACGACCGAGGGCGAGCCCGTGCTGCGGGCCGCGCTCGCCGACCGCACCACGGCACGCGGACTGCCGACCGGTCCCGACGACCTGCTCGTCACCACCGGCTCCCAGCAGGCCCTCTCGCTCCTTGCCACCGCGCTGCTCGAACCCGGCGACACCGTCCTCGTCGAGAACCCCTGCTATCTGGCGGCCCTTCAGGCGTTCGGCTTCGCCGGAGCGCGGGTCGTGGCCGTGCCCGGCGACGAGCACGGTGTCGATCCCGAGGCGCTGGAGGAGCTCGTGGTGCGCGAGCGGCCCAAGCTGCTCTACACCGTGCCCACCTTCCAGAACCCCACCGGCCGCACGCTGCCCGCCGAGCGGCGCGCCGCCGTGGCCGCCGTCGCCGCCCGGCGCGGGCTGTGGATCGTCGAGGACGACCCCTACGGGGAGCTGCGCTACGAGGGCGAACGCGTGCCGTGGATCGCCTCCCACCCGGGCGCCGAGGACCGTACGGTCCTGCTCGGCAGCTTCTCCAAGGTCATGGCGCCCGGTCTGCGGCTGGGCTGGCTGCGCGCGCCCGGCGAGCTGCGGCGCGCCTGTGCCGTCGCCAAGCAGGCCGCCGACCTGCACACGCCGACCGTCAACCAGCTCGCCGCGGCCCGGTACCTCGCCGACCACGACCTGGACGCCCACGTCACGCGCGTCGCCGGCGTGTACCGCGAACGCCGGGACGCCATGCTCGCTGGGCTGCCCGGTGCGCTGCCCGAGGGGTCGGTCTGGACCCGGCCCGAGGGCGGCATGTTCCTCTGGGCGCGCCTGCCCGAGCCGTACGACACGACGGCCCTGCTGCCGCAGGTCGTGCGCTACGACGTGGCGTACGTCCCGGGCGCCCCCTTCTACGCCGGCACGCCCGACCGCAGGACCCTGCGACTGTGCTTCGTGACGCAGACGCCGGAGGAGATCGAGGAAGGGCTGCGGAGGCTCGGGAAAGGACTGCGGGTCGGCACGCCGGGGGACTAGGACCAACGGCGGGGGTGCGGTTCCGGCTGTGGACTGCGGGCGGCCGGGACGGATCTGGTTACGGTGACGTCATGCTCGACTCCCTACAGTTCGACCTCGACGCGTATCTCCGGCGGATCGGATGGGAGGGGGAGCGGCGGGCCGACGCGGCCACCCTGCGCGGTGTGCATCTGGCGCACCTGCGGGCCCTCCCGTTCGAGAACCTCGACGCACTGCGCCGCAGGGCTCCCTCCCTCGATCCGGCCGACCTCATGGCCAAGCTGGTCCACAGCCGGCGCGGCGGCTACTGCTACGAGCACAACACGCTGTTCGCCCGAGCGCTGGAGGCGCTGGGTTTCCGGGTGACCCTGCTGGCCGCGCGGGTCGCCTTGGGCGCCGACAACATCGCGAGCCGGCCGCGCACGCACATGGCGCTGCTCGCCGAGGTCCCCGGCGAACCACGGCCGTACCTCGCGGACGTCGGCTTCGGGGCGATCGGTTCGCTGCTGGAGCCGGTGCCGCTGTTGGCGGACGTCGAGTTCGCCGGGGCCGGACGGCGGCACCGCCTGGTGCACGTGCCGCACGACGGTCCGCTGGAGATGTGGCTGCTCCAGGCCCACGCCCCGGGCAAGGACGACTGGATCGGGCAGTACGCCTTCACCCTGGAGCCCTTCGAGAAGCCCGACTTCGACGTCATCAACTGGCACGTCGCGACCAACCCGCGCTCGCCGTTCACCCAGCGCCCCTACCTCCAGCACCTCAGTTCCACGCGGCATCTCCTGCTCGACGGCCGGCTCCTCAGGGAGACCCACCCCGACGGGACCGTCACCGAGCGGGAGGTGACCGGTGAGGCGGAGGCGCGACAGCTCCTGGACGAGGAGTTCGGCATCACCGCGCCGCAGGAGATGACGCTGCTGACCGGCTGACGGGCCGCGTCAGTCCCACCAGAAGTGCCAGACCGGCTGGTCGAGGACCTGGTGCTCGGCGTAGGCCCGCACCGTCGGGTCTGTGCCCTGCCAGACGTTGTCCGGGCAGAACGCGAAGTGCTCGGCGGCGACGGCCTCCGCGTCGGCCAGGGTGACGGGCGGGGCGGCGACCGACACCAGCAGGTGATCGAAGCCGAGCGCCACGACCCGTATGCCGAAGCGGTCCTCCCAGGAGCGCAGCACCGCGCTGAGCCGGGCCGTGTCGCCCTCGTGGTTCGCCGGGCCCGTCCAGCCGATCGCCGTCGGGATGTCCGCGCTGCGGCGGGCCGGGACGAGGGCGAGGCGGGGATCCTTCAGCGGGCCTCCGCCGTCGAGCAGCGAGTCCGCGACGCCGGCGGCGACGACGTCAGGGTCCTGCTGGAGCGGGGGCGGGCCGGCCGGCCCGGGCCATGCGTCGCCCTCCGGGGCGTACTCCTCCCAGTACTCCGCGAGCACCTCCTCGGCGTCGTGGTCCCCGGGATACGACACCCCGCCGGGCATCAACTCCCAGCGGTCCGGCCCGCCGTGCCCGTCGCCCACATCGAGCAGGACCGGCAGCAGCCCCGTACGACGGGCCGGCTCCAGTGCTGCCCAGCCACCCGGCAGGGCCCGCTCGTCCGCGCGCCACAGCAACGGCTCGTGCCAGGGGCCCTCGTCGGTGGTGTCGACGAGCGCGCCGGCGGGGAGTTGGAGCCCGAGCGCACGACCGCGCGGGTCGGCCGCGAGTGCGGGCAGCGGGTTGGGAAGAGTCGCCATGGTGGTGACTGTAGAGCCGACCACTGACAGTGGCATGAGCGGACCACTGACACAGGCATGGGCCGAGCAGGTCAGCGGACAGGATCCGACCTACATGCTCCCTACGGTCGTCCCATGACCACTTCCCCGGAGAAGACGGACCTGTCGCAGGCGCTCGCGGAGCAGCGGGAGTTGCTGCTGATCACCGTGCGCGGACTCACCGACGCGCAGGCCGCACAGCGTACGACCGTCAGTGAGCTGACCCTGGGCGGGATCGTGAAGCACCTCGCCCAGGGCGAGGAGGCATGGACGCGGATCATGGTCGAGGGAGACGGTGAACTGCCCGACGGCATGCTGGACATGGGGCAGTACCGGATGGCCGAGGGCGACACGCTCGCCGGGCTGCTGGAGCGGTACGCGGCGGCCGCCCGGGCCACCGACGAGGCCCTGGCCGGGCTGCCGGACCTGGGACGGAACGTGCTTCTGCCGACGACTGCGTGGTCGCCGCCCGAGCCCGAGTACTGGTCGGCGCGCCGGATCCTGCTGCACCTGATCAGGGAGACGGCCCAGCACGCCGGGCACGCGGACATCGTCCGGGAGGCACTCGACGGCGCCGGCACCACGGCCCGGCGCTGACCCGGCGGCCGGTCAGACGCGGGCGTCGAAGCACTCGCGGCTGCCTCCCGTCACCGGGCGGAAGCAGGCCCGGACGGTCGTGCCGGGCCTGGCTTCGGTCATGGGCGTGTAGACGTAGGACAGTGCGGCGACGTCGTCCGTGATCTCGGCGGAGTGCGGGCGGCCTCCGTCGGGCCTGTTCAGCTCCAGCCGGTCGCCGATCCGCGTGCCCCACATCCGGGCCCAGCCGGCCTCGCACTTCTCGCTGTAGCGCAGTTCCAGGTGGGCTCCGGTGGACGTGCGGTGCGAGGCGAGCGTGAGCGGAGCCACGCCGCAACTCATGTGCACCGGACTCCTGCCCTCGCAGGTGGCCCCACGGCAGCGGGGTGCCGGCGCGGAAGGGGACTGCAGGGGCGGCGGGGACGGCCGGGGGTCGCCGGACTGGCCCGCGAGGAGGACCAGGGCCACGGACAGGCCGCCGGCCGCTGTCGCGCACACCGACGCGAGGATCGCCAAGACCGCGCCCCGGCCGCCGGCGGCAGGTCCGACGTCCGGCTCCGGGCGCGCGGGCGGGTCCGTATGCGCCGTCGGCACCGCCCGGCCGCTCCACTGCGACTCCGCAAGCTCCCACAGCGCGAGACACCGGCCCTCCGGTTCGCCCGCCAGGCGGCACAGCTCCTGTACCGCCTGGCGCGGCGGGAGCGTCTTGCCGTTGAGGTAGCGCTCCCAGGACGACTTGCTGAAGGTGGTCTTCGCCGCGAGAGCCGCCAGGCTCAGGCCCGTACCCGCCTTCAACTCCCTCAGTACGGAGGCGAGCCGCGAGCGTTCGGGCGGCAGCGCACCGGGCGAGGGCCGCGTCATTCCCGCAGGGCCTTCCAGGTGTGCGGGCCGATGATCCCGTCCACGACCAGGTTCGCCCGCTTCTGAAGGGCCCTGACGGCGCGTTCCGTGTTCGGGCCGAAGATGCCGTCCACGGCGCCCGGTGAGAGGCCCGCCTCGCGCAGCAGGCACTGTGCCTCGGCCACCTCCGGTCCGGCGTGGCCGTTCGCCAGGACGGCCTTCTGGGTGCGGCTGTTGCCCGCGTACCAGCGGCCGTCGATCCGCTCCGACCGGCAGGTGTACCGGGGTCCCTGCGACTCCTTGGGCGACCCCGGTGCCGTCGTGGCGGAGGCGGTGAGGCCGGCCGCGGCCGCTTTGCCCTCGCCGTCCGTGAGCCGTACGGCCAGCAGGACCGCGGCGGAGACGGCCAGCACCAGCGCCACCGATCCGGCTGTGAGCGTGATGCGCAGTGCCCGGCCGTGGGGCCGGGGTGTATCGGGCCTGACCGGTGTTCTCTGCTGCTCCGCCGCCTCGCCCCACGCCTCCGCGGCGACCTCGTGCAGTGCCAGGAGCCGGGTCGGGTCGTCACCGCCGAGCCGGGCCATCGCCTCGACGGCCTGACTGGGCGGCAGCGACCTGCCGGCCAGGTAGCGCTCCCAGGACGACGTGCTGTACCCCGTCTTGGCCGCGAGCTGGCGCAGGCTCAGTCCGCTGTGGTCCTTCACCCGGCGTAATCGCACCACCAACTGCCGTACGCGCGGGTCCAGTTCTTCGGGCAGCCCTTTCCAACGCGACATGTTCCCCCCACTCGCGTTCGTGGACCGTGGTCAGCGGTCCCCGTTACCGCCGCATTCTGCACCAGCATCCACGCGGTGCCCCATACATCGGTTCCTTTCTCCCGGCCGCCCCCTACTGTTTTGGCCACACCCCACCGCGACCGTCCCGCCGCGTCGTCCCGGCGTACGGCATCGCCGCAGGTCAGCGCGTGGGACGTCCCGCGCGTACGTCACTTCGGAGGCGACTGTGGCGGACCCGGGTCCCCGGGCCGCAGTCTCGTTGCCGAGCCGGCCGGTGCGGTCGGCCCGCCCACGAAGGGGGAAACAGCATGCGTATGACCAGGAAGCTCGCCGTCATGACCGGGGGCCTCGCGCTGACCGGTGGTCTGCTGGCCGGCGGCGCGGGTACGGCCGGTGCGGCCGAGGTCGGGCCGCAGGCCGCGTCGGACTGTCCGTCGGGCTGGTTCTGCGTCTGGGCCGGACAGAACTACACCGGCCGCATGCAGAAGGTCGCGGGGACCAACAAGGACCTGACCAAGTTCGCTGTCTTCCAGAACTTCCGGTCCTGGTACAACCACGGCGCTTCCTGCGACTTCCAGTGGTTCTCCGAGAAGAACCACCGCGGGAGCGACGGCATCATCCCGAGGGGAAACAAGGCGACCGACAGCAAGGGCCACTACATAAAGTCCAACAAGTGGGTCAACTGCAAGTGACCTGCGCCCCGTAACAACCGAGGGCGGCACCCTACGGGGGGTGCCGCCCTCGGCCTGTTTCACGGCAGGGCCGGGCTCAGAGCCGCTCGGGCGTCCGGATGCCCAGCAGGGCCATGCCCTGGTGGAGCGTGCGGGCCGTGACGTCGCAGAGGAACAGGCGGTTCTCGATCTGCTCGGGCGACTCGGCCTTCAGCACCGGGCACTTGTCGTAGAACGTCGTGTACAGCGACGCCAGCTGGTACAGGTACGCCGTCATCTTGTGCGGGGCGTACTCCTTCGCCGCCTCCGCCACCGTCGCCCCGAACGAGTCCACGTGCATGCCCAGCGCGCGCTCCGCCTCGTGCAGCTCCAGCTCGGGGTGCGCGGCCGGGCGGGACTCGCCGGCCTTGCGCAGGATCGACTGGATACGGGCGTAGGCGTACTGGAGGTAGACGGACGTGTCGCCGTTCAGCGAGACCATCTGGTCCAGGTCGAACTTGTAGTCCCGGTTCGCCGACGTCGACAGGTCCGCGTACTTCACAGCGCCGATGCCCACCTGGGTGCCCCGCTCGGCGATCTCCTCCTCGGAGAGGTCCTGCGCCTTCTCCCGGACCACCGCCGAGGCACGGTCGATCGCCTCGTCGAGCAGGTCGACCAGGCGGACCGTCTCGCCCTCACGGGTCTTGAACGGCTTGCCGTCCTTGCCGAGGACCGTGCCGAAGGCGAGCTGCACCGCGTGCACGTCCTCGTTCAGCCAGCCCGCCCGGCGGGCCGTCTCGAAGACCATCTTGAAGTGCAGCGACTGGCGGGCGTCCACCACGTACAGCAGCGTGTTCGCCTTGATGTTGAAGACGCGGTCGCGGATCGCCGAGAGGTCGGTCGCCGCGTAGCCGTAGCCGCCGTCCGACTTCTTGACGATCAGCGGGACCGGATTGCCGTCCGGGCCCTTGACGTCGTCGAAGAAGACACAGAGGGCGCCCTCGGAGCGGACCGCGACGCCGGACTCCTCCAGCAGGCGGCAGGTCTCGTCGAGCATGTCGTTGTAGCCCGACTCGCCGACGATGTCCGCGTCCCGGATCTCCATGTCCAGCTTCTCGAAGACGGAGAAGAAGTAGATCTTCGACTCGTCCACGAACTTCTGCCACATGGCGAGTGTGTGCGGGTCGCCCGCCTGGAGGTCCACCACCCGGCGCCGGGCCCGCGTCTTGAACTCCTCGTCGGAGTCGAAGTGCCCCCGCGCGGCCTTGTAGAGACGGTCCAGGTTCGACATCGCCTGCTCGCCGGAGGCCTGGAGGTCCCCGCCGTCCCTGTGGTCCAGCTCGTGCGGGTGCTCCTCCAGGTACTGGATGAGCATGCCGAACTGGGTGCCCCAGTCGCCGATGTGGTGACGCCGGACCACGCTCTCGCCGGTGAACTCCAGCAACTGCACCACCGAGTCGCCGATCACCGCGGAGCGCAGGTGACCGACGTGCATCTCCTTCGCCACGTTCGGCTGGGCGTAGTCGATGACCGTGGTGCCCGGGTGCTCGGCGCGCGGCACGCCGAGGCGGCCGGTGTCGTCCGCGTAGCGCGCGGCGAGGTTCTCCGTGATCGCCCGGTCCGTGATCGTGATGTTCAAAAAGCCGGGGCCGGAGACCTCGACATCCTTGATCACGTCACCCGACTCGACCCGCGAGACGACCTGCGCCGCCAGCTCCCGCGGATTCGCCTTCTCCTTCTTCGCGAGGGCCAGGATCCCGTTGGCCTGGAAGTCGGCCCGGTCGCTTCGTCGCAGCAGCGGGTCCGCGGAACCGGCCTGCGGCAGGGCTGCCGACAGGGCCGCCGCGAGGCGCTGGTGGACGGAGTCGCTGAGGGACGTGACCGAGGCCATAGGAAAGGGTGCCGTTCTCCTCGAGGGAATGGATAGACACGGCCAGTATCCCATGGGGGTAAAGGCGTTTTTCCGGGCGCACGCAGGTCTGGGACAATGGTGCGGTCAGCCGTGCGACCGTACCGGCTGCCCGATGCAGAAAGAAGGACGTGCCGATCGTGGCTCAGAGCACCGAGACCACCGACTGGGTCTCCCGTTTCGCGGATGAGGTCATCGAGGAGTCGGAGCGTCGGGCCCCGGGCAAACCCGTCGTCGTCGCGTCCGGCCTCTCGCCGTCCGGCCCCATCCACCTCGGGAACCTGCGCGAGGTCATGACCCCGCATCTCGTCGCCGACGAGATCCGCCGCCGGGGACACCAGGTGCGGCACCTGATCTCCTGGGACGACTACGACCGGTACCGGAAGGTGCCCCAGGGCATCGCCGGCGTCGACGAGTCGTGGGCCGAGCACATCGGCAAGCCGCTGACGTCCGTCCCGGCGCCCAAGGGCTCCTCGCACCCCAACTGGGCCGAGCACTTCAAGGCCGCGATGATCGAGTCGCTGGCCGAGCTGGGCGTGGAGTTCGACGGGATCAGCCAGACCGCCCAGTACACCTCCGGCGTGTACCGCGAGCAGATCCTGCACGCCATGAGGCACCGCGGCGACATCGACGCGATCCTCGACCAGTACCGGACGAAGAAGG
The genomic region above belongs to Streptomyces coeruleorubidus and contains:
- a CDS encoding peptidoglycan-binding protein; translated protein: MSRWKGLPEELDPRVRQLVVRLRRVKDHSGLSLRQLAAKTGYSTSSWERYLAGRSLPPSQAVEAMARLGGDDPTRLLALHEVAAEAWGEAAEQQRTPVRPDTPRPHGRALRITLTAGSVALVLAVSAAVLLAVRLTDGEGKAAAAGLTASATTAPGSPKESQGPRYTCRSERIDGRWYAGNSRTQKAVLANGHAGPEVAEAQCLLREAGLSPGAVDGIFGPNTERAVRALQKRANLVVDGIIGPHTWKALRE
- a CDS encoding PLP-dependent aminotransferase family protein, which codes for MTVTEPEPETETAPAHSPVPPLAARARSVGGSPVRDILAVTARPEVINFAGGLPAPELFDAEGIAATYRAVLAEEPARALQYSTTEGEPVLRAALADRTTARGLPTGPDDLLVTTGSQQALSLLATALLEPGDTVLVENPCYLAALQAFGFAGARVVAVPGDEHGVDPEALEELVVRERPKLLYTVPTFQNPTGRTLPAERRAAVAAVAARRGLWIVEDDPYGELRYEGERVPWIASHPGAEDRTVLLGSFSKVMAPGLRLGWLRAPGELRRACAVAKQAADLHTPTVNQLAAARYLADHDLDAHVTRVAGVYRERRDAMLAGLPGALPEGSVWTRPEGGMFLWARLPEPYDTTALLPQVVRYDVAYVPGAPFYAGTPDRRTLRLCFVTQTPEEIEEGLRRLGKGLRVGTPGD
- a CDS encoding DUF4232 domain-containing protein; translated protein: MRKYHALPVALLAALALTACQDGTGTQDEGAAKPQLTATTSTAPTTAAADTASDTAADTATNAKATQTKATQTKGTNAKDTNAKDTNAKGKKPGTAAAPAARVSCNGANTTVTAKRVPRPLNHMLITVKNTGSKTCDLTYYPVLRFDEMQWAPQPIAESKPQAVTTLAPGESGYASVVLSAADGSGAGGATGRKLTIGFQGRTPHSGGGPSALPQLPAEGVYYDSSLTVTYWLRDMEQALSY
- the argS gene encoding arginine--tRNA ligase, producing MASVTSLSDSVHQRLAAALSAALPQAGSADPLLRRSDRADFQANGILALAKKEKANPRELAAQVVSRVESGDVIKDVEVSGPGFLNITITDRAITENLAARYADDTGRLGVPRAEHPGTTVIDYAQPNVAKEMHVGHLRSAVIGDSVVQLLEFTGESVVRRHHIGDWGTQFGMLIQYLEEHPHELDHRDGGDLQASGEQAMSNLDRLYKAARGHFDSDEEFKTRARRRVVDLQAGDPHTLAMWQKFVDESKIYFFSVFEKLDMEIRDADIVGESGYNDMLDETCRLLEESGVAVRSEGALCVFFDDVKGPDGNPVPLIVKKSDGGYGYAATDLSAIRDRVFNIKANTLLYVVDARQSLHFKMVFETARRAGWLNEDVHAVQLAFGTVLGKDGKPFKTREGETVRLVDLLDEAIDRASAVVREKAQDLSEEEIAERGTQVGIGAVKYADLSTSANRDYKFDLDQMVSLNGDTSVYLQYAYARIQSILRKAGESRPAAHPELELHEAERALGMHVDSFGATVAEAAKEYAPHKMTAYLYQLASLYTTFYDKCPVLKAESPEQIENRLFLCDVTARTLHQGMALLGIRTPERL
- a CDS encoding arylamine N-acetyltransferase family protein — translated: MLDSLQFDLDAYLRRIGWEGERRADAATLRGVHLAHLRALPFENLDALRRRAPSLDPADLMAKLVHSRRGGYCYEHNTLFARALEALGFRVTLLAARVALGADNIASRPRTHMALLAEVPGEPRPYLADVGFGAIGSLLEPVPLLADVEFAGAGRRHRLVHVPHDGPLEMWLLQAHAPGKDDWIGQYAFTLEPFEKPDFDVINWHVATNPRSPFTQRPYLQHLSSTRHLLLDGRLLRETHPDGTVTEREVTGEAEARQLLDEEFGITAPQEMTLLTG
- a CDS encoding DUF4253 domain-containing protein, encoding MATLPNPLPALAADPRGRALGLQLPAGALVDTTDEGPWHEPLLWRADERALPGGWAALEPARRTGLLPVLLDVGDGHGGPDRWELMPGGVSYPGDHDAEEVLAEYWEEYAPEGDAWPGPAGPPPLQQDPDVVAAGVADSLLDGGGPLKDPRLALVPARRSADIPTAIGWTGPANHEGDTARLSAVLRSWEDRFGIRVVALGFDHLLVSVAAPPVTLADAEAVAAEHFAFCPDNVWQGTDPTVRAYAEHQVLDQPVWHFWWD
- a CDS encoding peptidase inhibitor family I36 protein, with protein sequence MRMTRKLAVMTGGLALTGGLLAGGAGTAGAAEVGPQAASDCPSGWFCVWAGQNYTGRMQKVAGTNKDLTKFAVFQNFRSWYNHGASCDFQWFSEKNHRGSDGIIPRGNKATDSKGHYIKSNKWVNCK
- a CDS encoding DinB family protein: MTTSPEKTDLSQALAEQRELLLITVRGLTDAQAAQRTTVSELTLGGIVKHLAQGEEAWTRIMVEGDGELPDGMLDMGQYRMAEGDTLAGLLERYAAAARATDEALAGLPDLGRNVLLPTTAWSPPEPEYWSARRILLHLIRETAQHAGHADIVREALDGAGTTARR
- a CDS encoding helix-turn-helix domain-containing protein → MTRPSPGALPPERSRLASVLRELKAGTGLSLAALAAKTTFSKSSWERYLNGKTLPPRQAVQELCRLAGEPEGRCLALWELAESQWSGRAVPTAHTDPPARPEPDVGPAAGGRGAVLAILASVCATAAGGLSVALVLLAGQSGDPRPSPPPLQSPSAPAPRCRGATCEGRSPVHMSCGVAPLTLASHRTSTGAHLELRYSEKCEAGWARMWGTRIGDRLELNRPDGGRPHSAEITDDVAALSYVYTPMTEARPGTTVRACFRPVTGGSRECFDARV
- a CDS encoding helix-turn-helix domain-containing protein, producing MSEDTAAADFAALLGELKERSGLSYGVLAKRLHMSTSTLHRYCNGDAVPTDYAPVERLARLCKASSEELVELHRRWVLADAGRGRKVTAAAPAAGAVTAETVTAEAVSEEAVSEVEAPSEAGLPEEAGEVVSGGPVGRRPRRPRPALLAVGAVAVVLGVVGIAVAVPSGGADEDGRRGSAAVSDGNRQQPDGGTAASASPSGSSSPGSGKKKGGGKDAASATPSSSASATGTGTGTGTGADRPGRDPAASSRPAPLTVNTEPHAWESPCSQRYLVNRPPGRVGPPPLEQDAPAWVGAMGAVPSGQQYLKLTVQGTGKETVVVDGLTVRMAGKRAPLAWNDYAMGYPGVGCGGNVPTRSFTVALDAARPAVVPEAGHDDFPFSVSESDPEVYYIRADASAYDVSWYLELSWSSGDRSGTLTVDDRGRPFRTSGNNGRPAYEFPLGGDKWVEAGSTD